The following proteins are co-located in the Lacticaseibacillus paracasei subsp. paracasei genome:
- a CDS encoding phage holin family protein, translated as MNFVKRTIITTAVFLIYAQLFPAQLYVAGFGVAVVGALVLGVLNGLLRPILVILSIPITILTLGLFLIVLNGLMLSMMTWFVPGIVFSGFGATMLLAVIISVLNMMFVGKN; from the coding sequence ATGAACTTCGTCAAACGCACCATCATAACGACGGCAGTTTTCCTGATTTACGCGCAACTGTTTCCGGCTCAGCTTTATGTGGCAGGATTTGGTGTTGCGGTAGTCGGTGCATTGGTGCTCGGCGTCTTGAATGGTCTGTTGCGACCAATTCTAGTGATTCTGTCGATACCAATCACGATTCTGACACTAGGTTTGTTCCTGATCGTGCTGAATGGTTTGATGCTAAGCATGATGACTTGGTTCGTACCAGGCATTGTGTTCAGCGGTTTCGGCGCTACGATGTTGCTGGCGGTCATTATTTCCGTGTTGAATATGATGTTTGTCGGCAAAAATTAA